The region TTCAGGATGCGATCGAGGCGCTGGATGTCGCCGTACTTCTCGCGGTAGGCATCCCAGTCGAGCTCGGCGAGGTCCTCGTACCCCTCGAACTGGCTCAGGATGCCGTCGCGGTGGAAGGGCACGAACATCCGGTGGCTCATGTCCTTCCACTGAGCCACCTCCTCCTCGGTGAGCCCGATGCGGTGCATCAGCGACAGGCGGCGGGTCCCCGGCAGCAGGTGCAGCACCTGCTGGGCGACCTCGCAGATCCAGGCGACCATGACATTCGTGTACGCGTTGTTGCGCAGGCCGCCCTCGTCCGCGCCGGGGTATTTCTCGTGAAACTCGTCCGGCCCCATCACGCCGTGGATCTCCCAGCGCTCACGCTCGGGGTTGAAGTGCGCCAGCGACGCCCAGAACCGGGCGATCTCCAGCATCATCTCCGCGCCGGAATCGCGCAAGAACTGGAAGTCGTCGGTCGCCTGGTAGTAGCTCCAGATGTTGTAGAAGATCGCGGCGTTCACGTGCCGCTGGTTGCGGCTGAGGTCGGGGTCCCACTGGCCGGACATCGGGTTCAGGTGGACGACCTGGGTCTCCTCCTGCCCGTCGCTGCCGCTCTGCCAGGGAAACATCGCCCCTTTCAGGCCGAGATCTGCCGCGGCCGCGCGCGCCTCGCCCAGCCGGCGGAAGCGGTACATCAGCAGCCCGTCGGTCACGGCGGGCAGACGGAAGTTCAGGAAGGGGAAGACGTACATCTCGTCCCAGAAGATGTGCCCCCGGTAGGCCTCGCCGTTCAGCCCGCGGGCCGGGACGCCCGCGTCCTGATGCGGCGTGTTGCGTGAGCAGACCTGCATCAGGTGACAGATGTGCAGGCGCAGCAGGAACTGCACTCGCTCGTCGCTGGGCAGCTCGATGTTGCACGCCGCCCACAGCTCCTCCCAGGCGTTGGCGCTGTAGGAGAGCTCCTGGTCGAACCGGCCGTACCGGGTGACGACCTTGCCGGCCTGGGTCATCGGCTCGTTGATGGCCCGGTCGTGCGAGTTGAACACCGACACCATCTTCTCGACGCGCACCGTCTCGCCGTCCGTGATGTCGAAGGAGAGCGTCTGGTGTATGTAGTCCTCGATCTGGAAGGTGTCGCGCTCGACGTCCATCTCCTCGTCGCCGCGATAGACGCGGGTGCGGGCCGCCTGGGCGATCTCGATCTGCGACTGGCGGGTCTGTGCCTTGAGCCCGATCGTGTCCGGGGCGATCACGCGGGGACCCAGCGGCGCGAGATGGCGCCCCTGCAGGGCCTTGTAGCGCTCGACGCCGGCGTTGGTGATGACTCCGTTGATGCCGGAGATGACCGTGAGCCGACCGGAGTAGTTCTCCGCCGTGAGGTCCCAGGAGATCCCGGCCTGATGGATGCGCCGCATGCTGACGAACCGGCGACTGACCAGCTTCGTGATGCGCCCATGCCGGTCGGCGAACCGGATCTCGCGGACCATGAGGTTGCTGGCCAGCTCCATCCGATGGGTGTAGTCGAGGATCTTCACCTTCGAGATGTGGAACGGCTCGCCGCCGTCGATGGAGAGCTTCATGGTCAGCCAGTTCGGCAGATTGACCATGTCCTCGTTCAACACCGGCCGCCCGGAGAGGATCGTCGTCTCGCGGTTGAAGATCCCGTGCGAGTAGGTGCCCGGGTAGTGGACCTCGTTGGCGTCCTCCCACTCCAGCGTGCCGCGGGTGCAGAAATAGCCGTTGCCGGTCGAGGTGAGCGTCTCGCGGAGCATCTCGTGCTCCGGGGTGTAACCGGTGTATACCAGCTCGTCGGTGGGGCTCTCGATCGCGCCATGCATAGCGGTCATCGGATTCCTATCGGTCGTCGCCGTCGATCAGCTCGCTGGCCAGGCGGTCGAAGAAGCGCTGGACCTCGTCGGGCGAGTCCAGGCGCAGGGTGGCATCGGAGTGCCGGTCGGCGACCTCCGGGTCGTCGGCGGTCCCGACGAAGATCCCGATGCCGCGGCCACGCAGCGCGCTGAAGGCATGCTCGTCGGTGATGTCGTCGCCGAGGTAGACCGGTACGACGTCCGGACCGTCGAGCCCAAGCCGCTCCATCAGGTAGAGGACGGCGCGGCCCTTGTCCCATTCGACCTTGGGCTGGATCTCGAGCACCATCTTGCCCGGGGTGACCTTCAGCGAGTCCGGGTGCGCGGCGAGGATCCGCTCGACGCAGTCGGTGACCGTCTTCTGCTCCTGCGGGCTGACCAGCCGGTAGTGGACGGCGACCGAGGTGAGCTTCGGCTCGATGAGCACGCCGTCGATCCCGGAGAGCTCTTCGGTCACCTGGTCGCGAGCCTGTTCGATCAGCTCCTTGTGCTCCCCGCCCATGCGCATCTCGATGGCGCCGGCGGACGGGCTCCAGATGTCGAATCCATGGCTTCCGGCGACCACCAGATCATCCACGCCCATGAGCTCCTGCACGACCTCCCGGTCACGACCGGAGACGATGCACACCGAGCACGCGGTGCTCAGCCGCCGCACGCTCGCTCCCATCTGCGGCGTGATCACCGCGTCCTCGGGGCGATCGACGATCGGGGTGAGGACACCGTCGTAGTCCGAGAAGATGGCGACCCGCCGTCCGGCGGCCTGCTGCTCGAAAGTATCGAATTGAGTAAATGCGTTCACCAGTTCGCTGATGCGCGGCAAGGATGCCTCCAGCCATGGTCGGCGTCGACCACCCCACCCTATCTCCCGATCTTGCGGCTCATCAGACCTTCTCCTCTTCCTTGGCCTCGGCGTTGATCACCTTGAGGTGCTTGGAGTCCGCGCCCTCGGCGCGCAGCGACTCGTGCGTGGGCGGATCGCTCGGGACGTGCGCCGGACGGCGCCGCTCGAACTCGGCGCGCAGCGTCGGGACGACCTCCGTGCCGAGGATCTCGACCTGCTCCAGGACGGTCTCCAGCGGCAGCCCGGCATGGTCCATGAGGAACAGCTGGCGCTGGTAGTCGCCGGCGTAGTCGGCGAACGACAGGGTGCGCTCGATGACCTGCTCGGGAGTCCCGACCGTCAAGGGAGTGGCACGGGTGAACTGCTCCAGCGACGGGCCGTGGCCGTAGACCGGCGCGACGTCGAAGTACGGACGGAACCGCCGCTTGGCCTCGGCCTCGGTCTCGGCCATGAACGCCTGCCCGCCCAGGCCGACGATTGCCTGGTCGGCGGAGCCGTGCCCGTAGTGCTCGAATCGCTGCCGGTACAGCGCCACCATCTGCTGGGTGTGCTCGAGGTTCCAGAAGATGTTGTTGTGGAAGAACCCGTCGCCGTAGAAGGCGGCCTGCTCGGCGATCTCCGGGGTGCGGATCGAGCCGTGCCACACGAACGGCGGGACGCCGTCCAGCGGGGCGGGGGTGCTGGTGAAGCCCTGCAGCGGGGTGCGGAACTCGCCCTGCCAGTCCACGACCTTCTCGCGCCACAGCCGCCGCAGCAGGTGGTAGTTCTCCACCGCCATCGGCAGGCCCTTGCGGATGTCCTTGCCGAACCACGGGTAGACCGGGCCGGTGTTCCCGCGGCCCATCATCAGGTCGTTGCGGCCGCCGGAGAGATGCTGCAGGAAGGCGTAGTCCTCGGCGATCTTCACCGGGTCGTTGGTGGTGATCAGGGTGGTCGCGGTGGACAGCCGGAGCTTGTCGGTCTTGGCCGCGATGTAGGCCAGGTGGGTGGTCGGGGACGACGGCACGAACGGCGGGTTGTGGTGCTCGCCGGTGGCGAAGACGTCCAGACCGACCTCCTCGGCCTTCAGGGCGATCTGGGTCATGGCCGCGATGCGTTCGCCTTCGGTCGGGGTGCGCCCGGTGGTCGGGTCGGGCGTGATGTCACCGACGCTGAAGATGCCGAACTGCATGCCTGCTCCTTTGATTGAACCTTCAACATTCTATCAAAGGCCGGGGGTCCGCGAAGTATTCCGAGGCCTGTCCCGCGGGTAAGCATCGCCACAGTGCGAGCGTCGTCGGCCGAGGGCATACTGGTTGAGTTTTGAACAAATTGTCGATCGTTACTGGAGATCCCGTGAACGTGCTCGTACTCGTCGGAAGCCTGCGCGAAGAGTCCACCAACCGTCGTCTCGCCGCGACGGTCGGCGCTCATCTGCCTGAGGGCGCGACAGCGACCGTGTACGGCCAACTCGATGCACTCCCCTTCTACTCCGAGGACGTCGACAACCCAGACGGCCCAGAGGCCGTGGCGCGATTCCGCGCCGCAGTCGCCGCCGCCGACGCGCTTGTCGTCGTCACGCCCGAGTACAACGGCACGATGTCCGGCGTCATCAAGAACGCTATCGACTGGGCATCGCGCCCGTACGGTGCCGGCTCGATCGCCGGCAAGCCGGTCGCCGTCCTCGCCGCGAGCCGATCCAGCCGCGGCGCCCAGTGGGCCCGCGAGGATGCCGTCAAGGCGCTGCGCATCGCAGGGGCCCAACCGCTGGAGCGCACCTTCGGCCTGGGCGCGGCGCATCAGGCGTTCGCCGGAGCCGGTCTGGCCGACGACGCGACGGCGAGTGAACTGCGCGAGGTGCTGCTCGCGCTGCACGGAGCACTCGTCTCCGCCTAAAGTCATGGTCGTGGCCGACCAGACTCTCACCCTCACCGCCCGGCTCACCGCCGCCGTACTCGACGCTCGCCGCGGCATCGTGCGCATGCACCGCGACGTCATGTCGGCGCTCGACCTCGCCCCCTGGGATCCGGTACTGCTCGAGGGCACCCGCACCACCGGAGCGATCGTCGCCGAGGGCGGACCCGACGTCCCGGCCGGCATCCTGCTGTGCGACGACCTCACGCTGGGCAACGCCGGGCTGCAGGACGGCACCGCGATCAAGGTCAGCAAGCTGCCGCTGGTCGAGGCGCGCTCGGTCGAGCTGAGCGCCGGGGAGAACATCACCCGGATCATCTCCCCGGACATGCTGCGCCGCGCGCTGCTGGGCAAGATGGTGACCGCCGGCGACGACATCTCGCTGCTGCCGCTCGACGGTCCGGCCCACGAGGGCGACTCGGCCGCGCTCGCCGCAGCCCGCCGCCAGCTCAAGACCGCGATGGGCATGCAGTGGACGACGACGCTCGTCGAGGTGACCAAGACCGACAGCACCACCCCGGTGCTGGTCACCGGGGGCACCACGGTCTCCTGGAAGGGCGGAGCCAGCGCGCCGGGCTGGCAGGCCGGCACCAGCACTCCCCCCACCTCGCAGCTCACTGCGCAGGCGCCGTCCGCAGCGGCCGCCAACGGGCTGATCACGGTGACCCCCACCCCGGACCGGCCCGGGCAGCCGACCACCGCCGACCAGATGCTCGCCGGCGCCCGCACCGAGCCCGCCGCCGGCGTTTCCGCATCCACCGCTCCTACCGCGCCTGTGGGGCCGACCGGCTCAGCCGTGGGCGGGCAGGCGCAGGCCACGGCGACCAGGCCCGGGCAGCGCAGCGATGCCCGGCCGGCCGCCGAGGCGCTCGAGACGCAGAACGCCGAGCCCGCGAAGGATGTCTCCGCGCACGCCATCCCCACCGTGAAGGAGCTGCCGGGGGTCAAAGCGCAGGCCGACTCGCTCACCGAATGGTTCGATCTGGGCTTCCACCACCGCGACGTGCTGGCCAGCCTCGGCAGCAAGCCGCAGCTCGGAGTGCTGGTCAGCGGGCCACCCGGCGTCGGCAAGGCGACGCTGGTCCGGGCGGTCGCCGCCCACGTCGGGGCGGGTGTCGTCGAGCTGTCGGCGCCCACGATCGCGGCAATCGAGGCGGCCACCGCGGCCGACACGCTGCGCTCGGCGGTGAGCCAGGCGGCCGGCCAGTCGCCGTCCGTGCTGCTGATCCAGGACGTCGAGGCGCTCGCCCCGCGTGAGGACCCCGACCCGATCTCCCGGATCTTCATCGACCTGCTCGCCAGGACCGTCGACGAGGGCCAGGTCGCGGTGGTGTGCACCACCGCCCGCCCCGAGGAGGTCTCGACCGAGCTGACCCGCCCCGGCCTGCTGGATCACCAGCTGTCCCTTCCGCTGCCGGACCGGGCGATGCGCAAACAGATCCTCGAGTCGTTGCTGCGGCCGGTGCCGCTGGCCGACGACGTGAACCTCGACGACGTGGCCGGCAAGACCCCCGGCTTCGTCGCCGCCGACCTCATCGCGCTGCGCCGTGAGGCGTCGGTGCGGGCCGCGCTGCGCCAGAAGGAGTCCGAGAAGCCGACCGTCGCGCAGGAGGACCTCGTCGGCGCGCTGGACGTCGTCCGCCCCACCGCGATGGCCGAGTCGACCCTGGAGGTCGCCCGGGTCTCGCTGGAGGACGTCGGCGACATGGCCGACACCAAGAAGGCGCTCACCGAGGCGGTGCTGTGGCCACTGCAGTACCCCGACACCTACGAACGGCTCGGCATCAGCCCGCCACGCGGCGTGCTGCTGTACGGACCGCCCGGCTGCGGCAAGACCTTCATCGTTAAGGCGATCGCCGGCTCGGGGCAGACCAACGTGATGAGCGTGAAAGGCGCCGAGCTGCTCAACAAGTGGGTCGGCGAGTCCGAACGCGCCGTCCGCGAGCTGTTCCGGCGAGCCCGGCAGGCCGCGCCGACGCTGATCTTCATGGACGAGGTCGACGCGCTGGCTCCCCCGCGCGGTCAGGGCACCGACGGCGGCACCACTGACCGCGTCGTCGCATCACTGCTGACCGAGCTGGACGGCGTCGAGGCACTCAACAACGTCTTCGTCATCGGCGCGACCAACCGGCCGGACCTGGTGGACCCCGCGATGCTGCGACCGGGCCGGCTGGACAAGATGATCTACGTCCCGCCGCCGGACGCCGAGGCGCGCACCGCAATCCTGAAGACGACCGCCAAGAACACCCCGATCACCCGCGGGGTCGACTTCGAGGAGATCGGCCAGGAGCTCGAGGGCTACTCGTCGGCCGACTGCGCGGCGCTGGTACGTGAGGCGGCACTCGTGGCGATGCGCCGCGACATGGACGCGCCGAAGGTGACCAAGGCCGACTTCGATCAGGCGATGAAGAACATCAAGGGCTCGCTCGATCCCGAGCAGGTCGCCTGGCTGGAGAACTTCGCCGAGCAGCGCGAGCTGTCCTGACCTGCGATCGATCGCTCAAGACTTCAGGAAGGCGAGGACAGCGCGCACCCGGCGGTTGGTCTCGTCGTCCGCGTACAGGTCGAGCTTGCTGAATATCCAGACGACGCAGCTCGCTGGCCTGCGCGGTGCGCCCGGCGTCCCGGCTGGCACGTGCCGCATTGAGCTCCTCCTACAGCGGCCCTGCTGGAGAGCATCAGCACCGCCTCGCCGGACCGGCGTGCAGTCAGGCCGCTGCGTAGATAGCCCAGTGCAGGGTCGCCGCGAACACGATGCCGAGGAACAGGTAGCAGGCGGCGTCGGTGAAGTAGCTGTCTCCCATGCCCAGCAGCTCAGGCAGGCCGGTGTTCTGCATCGCGGCTGGGACGGCGGTGCGCTCGGCATGGGCGAACCCTCGCGCGAGGAAGGCGGTCATCGCGAGGATCGGAAGGCCGATCACCGTGATGAGGGGTTACCCCGGCGTCGGCCGGCGCCGGGCCCCGGCTACGCTCCGGGCTCCCATTCGCCGGTCAGCACCACGACGACGCCGTCGTAGGGAAATCCGTCGGGGGCTTGCTGGACGGTGAGCTCGGAGAACTGATCCGCCAGGCTCTCGGCCGCGGCCTTGGCCGCGTCGTCGCCCGCGGGGTAGTAGACGGTCGACTGTGCGGGCGGCTCGGCGTCCGACAGGTTCCCGACCTCCTCGACGGTCCACCCCTCGGCCTCGAAGGCGTCGCGTCCCTGGCCGGCCAGGCCCGATGTGTCGCTGCCGTTGAGCACCGTGAGCGGGGCCTTCTCGTCGGACGGCGGCGAGTCAGCCTCCTCCGACCCGCCGGAGGAGGAGCTCGCTCCGGCAGAGACGGCCTCGTCGGAGGCGGACTTCGCGCCGTCCACGGCGCCGAGCACTCCGGTGATCGCCAGTAGTGCCAGCACCAGGAGCGTCGCACCCACGGCGATCGCGAGCGCGCCGATGATCCGACGACGACGGACGTCAGGGCGGGTCAGCACAAGGGGGACTCTACTGCGGCTACTGCGGCTCGATGCCGAGGCGGCGCGCCGAGCGGGCGCGCTGCCGGGTCGCCCGCTGCCGACGCAGCCGCTTGACCAGCAACGCGTCGTACGCGAAGGCCTCCGGACGGTCGATCAGGGCATTGAGGACCTGGTAGTAGCGGGTGCCGCCCAGGCCGAACAGCTCGCGAATCGCCTGCTCCTTGGCCCCGGCGTACTTCCACCACTGGCGCTCGAAGCCGAGGATGTCGCGCTCGCGACGGGTCAGCCCGCCGACGACCTCATCGGAATCGTCGTCGGCCTGCAGCGCCTTCGCGATGTCCATACGTCCACTCCGTCGGTAGGTCTTGATCGTCACGCGTTGAATGACATGCGTGTGATTCGGGGATCATTCTGCCACGCCCGGCTTCGCGATCACGAGCGGATAGGTCGATTCGCCCGGCGCGTGTCCTGCCATCTCGATCCCGGATGCGGTGGGTTTCACCCCGCTATCGGGCGGCGTCCGACGCGGCGATCTCGTGGGAGCGAGTACGGCGCTCCCGGCGAGCATGGCGCAGCGCGTCGTACGAGAAGATCGCCAGCGCCGTCCACACGATCGCGAACCCGATCCACTGTGCGGTCGCCATCGGCTCGTGGAAGACCGCCACGCCGAGGATCAGCTGCATCGACGGGGTGATGTACTGCATCAGCCCGAGCGTGCTCAACGGGATCGACTGTGCCGACATCGCGAACAGCACCAGTGGTACGGCGGTCACCACGCCCATCAGCACGATCAGCAGCACATGCGTGAACCCGTGTCGGCCGAAGTTCGACTCGCCGCGCACGACCAGATAGCCAAGCATCCCCAACGCGGGCGGCAGCAGCACCAGCGCCTCTACCATCAGACCGACCAGGGGCGGCGTCGGCGAGAGCTTCTTCAACCCGCCGTACAGGCCGAAGGAGCAGGCCAGCGCGAGCCCGAGCAGCGGGAAGCTGCCGACCTCGACGGTGATGACGACGACCGCGAGCGAGGCGATCCCGATCGCGGCCCACTGCAGCGGGCGCAGCCGCTCGGCGAAGAACAGCACGCCGATCAGCACGCTCACCAGTGGGTTGATGTAGTAGCCGAGGGAGACCTCGATGGTGCGGTCGGCGTTCACCCCGTAGATGAACAGCCCCCAGTTGGCGCCGATGGCCAGGGAGGCCGCGACCAGGATCCACGCCGTACGCCGATCGCCGAGTACCTTCCATACCTGCCGCCAGCGCCGCAGCACCAGCAGCAGGACGGCGACGAAGACGACCGACCACAGCACGCGGTGGGCGAGTAGCTCCAGCGGCGAGGCCGGCTTCATCGATCGCCAATACAGCGGGAACAGTCCCCAAAGGACCCAGGCGCCGAGGCCCGCGAGCAGGCCCTTGCGCTCCTCAGACATCCCTCGAATCTAGCGGCGGTTCAAGGAACTCCCGCCGGCCGGGGCCCAGCACCGACCGGGCCCCAGCGCCGGGGTAGTGCATGGGGATCGCGCCAGGCGGTTACCGCCGGAC is a window of Blastococcus sp. Marseille-P5729 DNA encoding:
- the otsB gene encoding trehalose-phosphatase, encoding MPRISELVNAFTQFDTFEQQAAGRRVAIFSDYDGVLTPIVDRPEDAVITPQMGASVRRLSTACSVCIVSGRDREVVQELMGVDDLVVAGSHGFDIWSPSAGAIEMRMGGEHKELIEQARDQVTEELSGIDGVLIEPKLTSVAVHYRLVSPQEQKTVTDCVERILAAHPDSLKVTPGKMVLEIQPKVEWDKGRAVLYLMERLGLDGPDVVPVYLGDDITDEHAFSALRGRGIGIFVGTADDPEVADRHSDATLRLDSPDEVQRFFDRLASELIDGDDR
- a CDS encoding DUF3263 domain-containing protein, translating into MDIAKALQADDDSDEVVGGLTRRERDILGFERQWWKYAGAKEQAIRELFGLGGTRYYQVLNALIDRPEAFAYDALLVKRLRRQRATRQRARSARRLGIEPQ
- a CDS encoding LytR C-terminal domain-containing protein; the protein is MLTRPDVRRRRIIGALAIAVGATLLVLALLAITGVLGAVDGAKSASDEAVSAGASSSSGGSEEADSPPSDEKAPLTVLNGSDTSGLAGQGRDAFEAEGWTVEEVGNLSDAEPPAQSTVYYPAGDDAAKAAAESLADQFSELTVQQAPDGFPYDGVVVVLTGEWEPGA
- a CDS encoding NADPH-dependent FMN reductase; its protein translation is MNVLVLVGSLREESTNRRLAATVGAHLPEGATATVYGQLDALPFYSEDVDNPDGPEAVARFRAAVAAADALVVVTPEYNGTMSGVIKNAIDWASRPYGAGSIAGKPVAVLAASRSSRGAQWAREDAVKALRIAGAQPLERTFGLGAAHQAFAGAGLADDATASELREVLLALHGALVSA
- a CDS encoding LLM class flavin-dependent oxidoreductase; protein product: MQFGIFSVGDITPDPTTGRTPTEGERIAAMTQIALKAEEVGLDVFATGEHHNPPFVPSSPTTHLAYIAAKTDKLRLSTATTLITTNDPVKIAEDYAFLQHLSGGRNDLMMGRGNTGPVYPWFGKDIRKGLPMAVENYHLLRRLWREKVVDWQGEFRTPLQGFTSTPAPLDGVPPFVWHGSIRTPEIAEQAAFYGDGFFHNNIFWNLEHTQQMVALYRQRFEHYGHGSADQAIVGLGGQAFMAETEAEAKRRFRPYFDVAPVYGHGPSLEQFTRATPLTVGTPEQVIERTLSFADYAGDYQRQLFLMDHAGLPLETVLEQVEILGTEVVPTLRAEFERRRPAHVPSDPPTHESLRAEGADSKHLKVINAEAKEEEKV
- a CDS encoding HAD-IA family hydrolase, whose amino-acid sequence is MTAMHGAIESPTDELVYTGYTPEHEMLRETLTSTGNGYFCTRGTLEWEDANEVHYPGTYSHGIFNRETTILSGRPVLNEDMVNLPNWLTMKLSIDGGEPFHISKVKILDYTHRMELASNLMVREIRFADRHGRITKLVSRRFVSMRRIHQAGISWDLTAENYSGRLTVISGINGVITNAGVERYKALQGRHLAPLGPRVIAPDTIGLKAQTRQSQIEIAQAARTRVYRGDEEMDVERDTFQIEDYIHQTLSFDITDGETVRVEKMVSVFNSHDRAINEPMTQAGKVVTRYGRFDQELSYSANAWEELWAACNIELPSDERVQFLLRLHICHLMQVCSRNTPHQDAGVPARGLNGEAYRGHIFWDEMYVFPFLNFRLPAVTDGLLMYRFRRLGEARAAAADLGLKGAMFPWQSGSDGQEETQVVHLNPMSGQWDPDLSRNQRHVNAAIFYNIWSYYQATDDFQFLRDSGAEMMLEIARFWASLAHFNPERERWEIHGVMGPDEFHEKYPGADEGGLRNNAYTNVMVAWICEVAQQVLHLLPGTRRLSLMHRIGLTEEEVAQWKDMSHRMFVPFHRDGILSQFEGYEDLAELDWDAYREKYGDIQRLDRILKAEDDDPDRYKLAKQADAVMLFYLFPLSTLTRIFARLGYRLDEDLAKRTIDYYDRRTSHGSTLSWVTHAGVLASLDPDSSWERFKVALESDIGDIQGGTTREGIHLGVMAGTLDLVQRAYLGTDVRHGVLHINPTQLDHLHGLRLRMQFRGATLAIAIDGNELRVTSESEGQSHTVRIGVGDEIVTLARGETSTFVVDGRPVEHATPGFAAVIFDIDGLLVDSPHELSWRGALEDLMTGEWSDVAGQTSYSPEAFDDRVYQEVVAGRPRIQGALAALRYFGVPDAERRAKQYADLKQHKLVQLIDEGEFQEFDDALRFLVDVKNLRIPIAAASSSKNAQRLMSRIDVSRFLQRAGIQTDAIKPGTRLSDVFDANLSGRDYIHGKPDPEIFLTAAAALGVTPSDCLVLEDAAAGVTAGKAAGMCVIGVARLDDEDLLTSADLVVASLDQVDREQLAQGVLAAS
- a CDS encoding AAA family ATPase, translating into MADQTLTLTARLTAAVLDARRGIVRMHRDVMSALDLAPWDPVLLEGTRTTGAIVAEGGPDVPAGILLCDDLTLGNAGLQDGTAIKVSKLPLVEARSVELSAGENITRIISPDMLRRALLGKMVTAGDDISLLPLDGPAHEGDSAALAAARRQLKTAMGMQWTTTLVEVTKTDSTTPVLVTGGTTVSWKGGASAPGWQAGTSTPPTSQLTAQAPSAAAANGLITVTPTPDRPGQPTTADQMLAGARTEPAAGVSASTAPTAPVGPTGSAVGGQAQATATRPGQRSDARPAAEALETQNAEPAKDVSAHAIPTVKELPGVKAQADSLTEWFDLGFHHRDVLASLGSKPQLGVLVSGPPGVGKATLVRAVAAHVGAGVVELSAPTIAAIEAATAADTLRSAVSQAAGQSPSVLLIQDVEALAPREDPDPISRIFIDLLARTVDEGQVAVVCTTARPEEVSTELTRPGLLDHQLSLPLPDRAMRKQILESLLRPVPLADDVNLDDVAGKTPGFVAADLIALRREASVRAALRQKESEKPTVAQEDLVGALDVVRPTAMAESTLEVARVSLEDVGDMADTKKALTEAVLWPLQYPDTYERLGISPPRGVLLYGPPGCGKTFIVKAIAGSGQTNVMSVKGAELLNKWVGESERAVRELFRRARQAAPTLIFMDEVDALAPPRGQGTDGGTTDRVVASLLTELDGVEALNNVFVIGATNRPDLVDPAMLRPGRLDKMIYVPPPDAEARTAILKTTAKNTPITRGVDFEEIGQELEGYSSADCAALVREAALVAMRRDMDAPKVTKADFDQAMKNIKGSLDPEQVAWLENFAEQRELS
- the rarD gene encoding EamA family transporter RarD gives rise to the protein MSEERKGLLAGLGAWVLWGLFPLYWRSMKPASPLELLAHRVLWSVVFVAVLLLVLRRWRQVWKVLGDRRTAWILVAASLAIGANWGLFIYGVNADRTIEVSLGYYINPLVSVLIGVLFFAERLRPLQWAAIGIASLAVVVITVEVGSFPLLGLALACSFGLYGGLKKLSPTPPLVGLMVEALVLLPPALGMLGYLVVRGESNFGRHGFTHVLLIVLMGVVTAVPLVLFAMSAQSIPLSTLGLMQYITPSMQLILGVAVFHEPMATAQWIGFAIVWTALAIFSYDALRHARRERRTRSHEIAASDAAR